The sequence CCTCACCCCAGGTACTCTCTCCCCACAACGGCACGTTCCTGAATCAATCGAACGCCCGGAATACATGTTCCATGATGGCCCCGAAGTCGTCACCGCATCTGATGTCAAGGATGCCGAAACTATTGAAAAAATTCGTATTTCTTCGCAAATTGCAGCTGACGCCCTCTACTTGGCTGGCGCAGCAGTTCGCCCTGGAGTGACAACGGATGAGCTTGATCGTATTGCGCATGAATACATGTGCGACATGGGAGCATATCCATCTTGTCTAGGTTATATGGGTTTTTCTAAATCGATTTGTACCTCCGTTAATGAAGTCATTTGCCACGGTATCCCAGATTCAACCGAGCTACGCGAAGGCGATATCATCAATCTAGATGTCACTGCCTACAAGAACGGCGTTCATGGCGATACGAATGCGATGTTTTACGCCGGCGAAGTAGACCAAGAATCACGTGACTTGTGCGAGCGCACCTACAACGCCATGATGCGCGGTATTAAAGCCGTTAAACCTGGCCGCCGCGTTAATGTGATTGGACGTGTCATCGAATCTTATGCGAAACGCTTCGGGTACGGTGACGTTGAAGATTTCACTGGCCACGGCGTCGGCGAAGCTTTCCATTCTGGTTTGATTATTCCGCATTACGATTCTGCACCAAATTTTGACGACGAAATAAAAGTTGGCATGGTTTTTACAGTAGAGCCTATGCTTACTCTCGGAACTCAAAAGTGGGATCAGTGGGATGACGGCTGGACAGTAGTAACTGCGGATCGTAAGCGGACCGCGCAATGGGAGCATACAATCGTTGTCACGGAAACTGGTGCTGAGATTTTGACGCTCCCCACCCAAGGGCAGGCCTCACCAGCGATGCCAACCGTATAGTTCATTAATGTTTTCAAAGGAGAAACCATGGATCAAAAGCTAGCAAACGTTGCTATCGGGGTCGATATCGGCGGCTCTGGAATTAAAGGTTCAGTTGTCAAACTCGAAACCGGGGAACTGATCGGAGACGAGTTCCGGATACCAACTCCAGAAAACGCTGCACCCGAGGTAATCGCAGATATCGTACGCCAGGTAGTGGAGCATTTTGATACCTCGGTAGACACTCCGGTTGGGGTCACATTCCCCGCTCCAGTTATCAATGGCGTCTGCCCGATGATTGCCAATCTTAACCAAGATTTCGTTGGCATGAACGTTTCAGACCTGATGACTACACATGTTGGCCGCCCAGTTGTTGTTCTGAACGACGCCGATGCTGCCGGTCTTGCGGAAGCCGAATTCGGCGCAGCACACAGCCAAGACGGCACAACTATTGTGTTGACGTTAGGAACTGGTATTGGTTCAGCGTTGGTGCGCGATGGTGTACTTGTGCCGAATACTGAGATGGGGCATTTGCTGTTACCTAATGGTCTCGAAGCCGAAAAGTGGGCAGCCTCGTCCATTCGTACAAAGGAAAATCTGTCGCTTGAGCAGTGGGCCACTAGGTTGCAAGATGTCCTTAATATGGTCGAGATGCTCTTCTCCCCCGATACACTCATCTTGGGTGGTGGAATTTCAACGCGTTTTGCAGAGTTCTCCGGATTCCTGTCTACTCGCGCCGATCTTGAACCGGCCCGGTTATTTAATACTGCGGGAATTGCGGGAGCTGCGCTCGTAGCATCGCAAGAAGCGCAAGACTGAAGAAAAACTCGTTAGACGCGTGGGATAGTGAGCATCAGCTCGCTATCCCATGCGTCTTCGTAAAAGGCGAATGAGTTGGCCGATACGCCGGGTTTTGTCCGCTTGAAAAACAAGCGTGGCGACCATCCATCTAGGCTTATCGTTACCAATAAGCTCAAGCAACCTACCCGCGTGCTCAACGGGACACCTTAACGCACGCTACTCGGTCTTGCTCTCGGTGGGGTTTACCATGCCGCAACGATCGCTCGCTGCGCGGTGAGCTCTTACCTCGCCCTTTCACCCTTACCGCGTTGCCGCGGCGGTTTACTTTCTGTGGCACTAGCCTGCGGGTCACCCCGAGTGGATGTTATCCACCACCGTTCCCTGTAGAGCCCGGACGTTCCTCGGGAGCTTGACGCTCACGCGGCCGCCTAGCCAACTCATTCGCATCTGCATCTTACCTCAGCTTTGCATAAACTGGGTACGTGCTTATTCTTTTACCGCCTTCTGAGGGCAAATCATCACCAGCAACCGGACCCTCACTTGAGCTAGATTCACTGAGCTTTCCGGAATTATCTGCTACCCGCGCGTCGCTGATTGATGAACTGATAGCCGTATCACAACGCGACGATGCTCTCGATATTTTGAAAGTTGGTGTACGAGTAGCCAACGACGTAGCTCGCCAAGCTGACTTGTGGAACGCACCTTGTGCACCTGCATATGAGGTTTATTCTGGGGTGCTCTTTAACGCGATGGACATGCCTCATGCCCATACGGCAGACTTGAACCGAGCTAATCAGCATGTCCTCATCTTTTCGGGGCTATTCGGCGTTAATCGTCCTGCTGATATAATTCCAGCCTATCGGCTAGCTATGGGTATTTCGTTGCCGCAGTCAGGAAATACGAAAACGCTATGGAAAAAGGCGTTGGCAGGTGCAGATTTTGGCGAGCAAGATTTAGTTATTGATGCGCGTTCTAGCGCGTACCGAGTGTGGGATCCACCCACGCAGGCTGACCACGTCGTCGTCAATGCAGTTCGAATCAAAAACGGAAAACGTGCCGTAGTCTCACATAATGCTAAACGCTACCGCGGTCTGCTCGCTGGCGAGCTCATTCGTAATGAAGAAATGCCGAACGACGCCGAAGAATTGGCCGATTTCGCTCATATTCTAATCGACCGTGGGCTCATCACCAGTGTTGAGCTAGACCCGCCGGGCAAGACTCGGGCCCTTACTCTAGTGGAAAATCTCGATCTCTGATAATGATGCAATCGTAGTCTTCGGAGATATGGAACTGGTCTGGTTCTGCCTGGCGAATCTGGGCTATTTCGATAGGTGACAGTGCTACTCCCCCGCTCGTTGTTCCGTCTGGGCGCAACGCGATAACAGTTAGACCACCACTGTGCTGTGCACGCTCATAGGCTTGTTTGAGTTCGTTTGCCAGTGGCCGGTAGATCGAGTCACGGCGTAGTTCAAGATCGGTTATGTCGCGTTGAATAAGAACGACTTCTTCTTCGAGCTGAGATCGTTTTTCCACCAGCGATTTATTCAAAAATTCTCGACGGCCGAGTGCATCAGCACGCGTATTTTCTGCATCCTCTAACTGTTGGAGGTAGTCGAATTCAGTTTCTTCCCGCTGGGCAAGTTGTTGCCTGTTCGTATCGATTTCGCTTTGTAACGTCAGAAGCTGGCGCGAATCCATACCAATGCCAGCATTGAGACGGGATTCCTTATCGACGACGACGACACGCAGTTCCTCACTACGCGCACTGGCCTCTTCGAGTGCTTGCTGGATCTGAATCGTATTGTGCTCAACATCGAGAATCTCTCGTCCCACTGCTGCGATCATGTTCATCAATTCGCTGATCTCAGATCGCAACGGGTGCTGACTATCCTCACGGCGAAGCCGCGTGAGCTGAGAATCGAGGGTCACTACGTCAAGGAGTGATAATTGGTCTGCTCGAGGCGCGTAGTACATGATGAGATCCTATCGGTAACTAGTTATAGACAAAGTGACCATGGATCGGTCACGAGAGTAGAAATATATGTCTCAATGCCATCAATACCAGATATTGCCTGAACCATTGCCGGCAGTACCGGCCATTCGGAAGCAAAATGTGTCAATCCAATAAGTGAACATCCGCCAGCCCATAAATGATCAGATGCCGGATGATGGCGAAGATCCGCACAAATATAAACATCAGCTTTGGCTTGGTTTGCCGTCGACAAAAATGAATCTCCCGATCCTGGGGAGACCGCAACCGTACGGACAATTTTTCCCGGGTCTCCGCCAACGAGAATGCCTGGCGCTGTCTCTGGGATTAAGGCTTTAATTCGTTCGGCAAGCTCGCGAACTGACATCGTCATCGGTAATTCGCCTACTCGACCAATACCCAATTCTGGCTGGTTATCGTAGGGCTGGAGCGGGCGCATATTTTCCAAATTTAGCAGTGAGCCAAAAGCTACGGCCGAACCGGTAGCAGCTGCATCTGCATTAGTGTGGGCAGCGAACAACGCACAGTTGTTTTTAATAAGCTTATGTACCCACGATCCCTTCGCCGTCGACGTCGCTACAGTCGATGTGCCACGCAGATAAAGTGGATGGTGAGTGATAAGCATATCTGCGCCACGCTCAATAGCTTCGTCTACTGTTGCTTGGCATGGATCTACTGCAAATCCAATGCGGGACACGGGTTCCTGAGGGTCTCCAACAACTAATCCAACACGATCCCAATCTTCAGCTAGCCGAGCGGGAAAAGCGCACTCCATCGTGGCCATAACATCTGCAACAGTGATCGACATAACTCCACATTATCGTAAAAACTGGTTAAGAAAAAATGGGGGGGGAACTACCAAGTAGGTAGTCCCCCCTATAGGTTCTTTTAATGTTGCGGATTGTGGCCCTTAATTACCATTCCCATAATTCTCGCGTTGAATGCGATGAAGCGCGGGATCTGGCGCAACACGCTCTGTCGAAAACTGAGAACCTTCCGATCTGGCATGGGCGCTTTGGAAACGTCAAGGATTGGTTGAGCTGAGACGCTTTTTTCTGGTGTGTTATTCATAGTGGTTACTCCGGGATAAATGACCAGCCAAACTTGGCCTTTGCTTTATAAATGAACAGATAGTGGAGCATGAGTTTTACCCAATGCCCGTGCAAACCAATTTCGCCCTTGGTATGTTTCAGATCGCGCCCGGTTGGGTAACGATCGAAGTCTGGCACAATTGGACGCTGGGTCATCGCGGCGGCAGAACCCTTGAAGAGACCGGTTCCAGCTGACGCAACACAGGCTGCACCCATATCTGCCATAGAGGCGCGTTGCGCTGGGGCCTTCGGGTCTTTCAACCGGTTGGCGATTGTCACTGCAACTGCCTTACCCATCGCCCCAGATGGCATTCCGGTACGCGGTGGGGCTGGAGCGATTAGTGTGCCGTTCTTCGTCGTACGAGGCTTTGAGAGCTGATGCGGGGGCGCAAACGCAATGCCAACAGCGAAGATGTTGTCATAACCAGGAACTTGATACGTTGATGGCCAATCAGATGCTTTCCACTCTTCGTATGGTTTCTTGGTGTAGTCTGCATCGACTTTCATAAAGCCATTTGGCAAGAACATCTCTGATGTCTTGTCTTCGCCGTGACGCCCATAAGCTTTCAGACCTGCACCGCCGAACGGCGGCAACAGCATCGCAAAATCATAATGAAGTTCATGACGCTCACCATCAAGCGTTTCATAGTAAATGGTATCTTCATCAATCTTGTGCGGATGTGCACCGGTAATCGGTAGCACCCCGCGCTCACGATACAGAGATTCAGTAAGAATTCGGGCGTCAGTCTTATAACCGTTCTCCAAGAAAGTCATGCCACCAATACCGAAATCACCTAGTTCAGCTTCATTAGTGAAGTAAATGATGTCTGCCTTATCTCGAACACCAGCTTGACGGACAGTGTGTTCAACGTTGAACGTGTATTCGAAAGCTGCTCCTTCACAGGTACATGTACCGTGTCCAGTTCCGATGACGAGTGTTTGCCGCTGCCCCGCCTTCATTTTTGCAACGACTTTCTCGAGCTCTTTGGAAGCATGATCTGCGTGGTCTGCAGTACATACTGAAACAGTATTGCCAGCATCTGGCCCTAAACCTTCAGTAGCGCCGAAATTCAGCTTCGGACCCGTTGCGTTAATAACGAAGTCGTAGTAAATGTTTTCAGTTTGCCCACGACGCTGGTCAGATGTGTGCTCTACGGTAACAAATGGACGCGGATCTTCGCCTTTCCCATCAGGGTGCAATTCGGTTGCCCGTGCCTGCGTAAACTCAATCTTCTGCTTCTTGTACACCTTAGCGAGCGGGAAAAGAACTTTACTCTTTGGCATTTCCCCTGTTCCGACCCAAATATTTGATGGGATCCAATTCCACAGCGAATTGGGTGAAACTACGTGGATAGAATGCTTCTTTCCGACTAGTCGTTTTAGATGGAGCGCAGCAGTGTGCCCCGAAACGCCAGCGCCAAGTACAACGATCTTTGCCATCTTTACCTCCAAATCAGTGTTGCCTCGGTCACCTCTAACCATACAACCATAAATCTTTTACGTAAACTTGGCTCTGCTATTATACGGAATCGAGTTCAATACGCCTCAATTACATTAGTTGACTTTTCAATAGTTATGCATTAAATTATATCTTGTTGGTACGAAACAAAACTTTCGAATAGTAAAACTCGATTCTCATTAAGGACAACATATGACCACTCTTAAAGACCTCAACGGCAAGTTCATCATCGATTCCGCTCACTCCCGCCTTGGCTTCGTTGCCCGCCACGCAATGGTAACCAAAGTCCGTGGCAACTTCGACGAGTTCGAAGGATTTGCGGAGGGTGACGCTGCCGCACCAGAAAATGGTGTCATCGAAGTCAACATCAAGTCAGACTCAATCAACACTTCCAACTCGATGCGTGACAATCACCTTCGCTCCGATGACTTCTTCGGCTCTGACACCTACCCAACTATTACTTTCCGCTCAACCGATATCAAGGTTGTTGATGATGAGAAAGTTGAAATTACTGGTGATTTCACCATCCGCGGCACAACAAAGTCAATCACCATTCCATTCGAATTCGGCGGCGCAATTGTTGACCACGAGGGCAAGCTCCGTGTTGGCTTCGAAGGCGCCACAGACATCTCCCGCAAAGACTTCGGCATCACCTGGAACGGCGCACTCGAAGCTGGCGGCGTCATGGTTTCCGACAAGATCAAGCTTGAGCTTGAGCTCGCTTTGGTTAAAGAAGCCTGAGCTACTGTTTTAAAAATACGAAAATGACGACGTTGGGGCGCCATAACGGCGCCCCACTCGTCTAGTACGTCCTTCGAAAGGCCTTATCGTCATGTCCATGCAATTCGGCGTATTTTCCGTCTCTGATATCACAACTGATCCCACAACAGGCAAAACTCCATCCGAACACGAGCGAATTAAAGCAGCAGTAGAAATCGCCCAGCACGTCGAAGACGCTGGCTTGGACGTTTATGCCATCGGCGAACATCATAATCCGCCGTTCTTCTCTTCTTCTCCAACAACTATTCTCGGCTATATTGCTGCTTCAACGAAGAAAATTACGTTATCGACGTCGACAACCTTGATCACCACTAACGATCCGGTCAAAATCGCTGAAGATTACGCAATGTTGCAGCACCTTGCCGATGGCCGTGTTGATCTGATGATGGGCCGTGGTAACACCGGACCGGTCTATCCTTGGTTCGGCCAAGATATCCGGCAAGGCATTCCGCTCGCCGTCGAAAACTACGGTCTTCTGCGCCAGCTATGGGACAACTACGAAGTGAACTGGGAAGGAAAATTCCGCACTCCGCTACGCGGATTCACATCTACCCCGCGCCCCCTAGACAATGTTGCTCCGTTCGTCTGGCATGGCTCCATTCGTTCCCCCGAAATCGCTGAACTCGCAGCATATTATGGCGATGGCTTCTTCCATAACAATATCTTCTGGCCAATGAGCCACACCAAGCGCATGATCGCGTTATATCGTCAGCGTTATGCGCACTACGGGCACGGTACCGCACAGCAAGCAATCGTTGGCTTGGGTGGACAATTCTACATGGCGAAAGATTCCCAAACTGCTAAGCAGGAATTCCGTCCATACTTTGACAATGCTCCAGTCTACGGCCACGGTCCAACCATGGAAGAGTTCACATCGCAGACCCCGCTCACCGTTGGCTCGCCACAAGAAGTCATCGATCGCACGCTGGGCTTCCGTGAGCATGTGGGCGATTATCAACGCCAGCTATTCCTTATCGATCATGCTGGTTTGCCACTGGCAAAGGTCCATGAGCAGATCGACTATCTCGGTGAAATTGTCCCAGTGCTACGCAAGGAGTTCGACGCAATGCGCAAGCCAGGCGTACCAGATGCACCAACACATGCCGCTCGAGTAGCTGCACGCGGTCCTATCAAGCTTGACAGTAACGGCCAAGCAGTAGTTGACGACGTTACCGGTGGCTCATTTTACGAGCAACAAGATAACGACGACGCAGCGGTTCGCCATGCGGACAACCTCATTAACCCCCAAAAGTAAGAAGGAATACTAGTGAAAGTTGTTGTCGTTTCAGCTTCGCTCTCAGAGTCTTCAACTACAAGCACACTTGGGCGAAAACTCGCGCAAGCCACTGTCAACGCCGCGACGAATGCAACATTTTCGATTATCGAGCTACGCCATGCGGCAGTCGCGGTGACGAACGCCGTGCTCACTGGATTCCCATCGCCTGAGCTGGAAGCAGTGTTCGACGACGTCGCCCAGGCAGACGCAATCATCGCAGTAACTCCAGCTTATAACGCTTCGTATTCCGGGCTGTTCAAACTCTTCTTCGATGTGTTACCGGAAGATACGCTAAAAGGTAAGCCTGTGGCGATTGGAGTCACCGGTGGCACACCACGCCATTCATTGGTGACAGAACATGCAGTTCGGCCGCTATTTAGCTATCTACACGCCGTTGTTGCGCCAACAGCAGTATATGCCGCCACTGAAGACTTTGGCGTGGCGGCGTACGATTCAGATGGTCATGATGGCTCTGCGCTCGAACGCCGTATCAATCGGACTGGACAAGAACTGGCCAAGCTGGCGGATATCGCGGATAACAGTGCTAAGCCGCAAGCAACAAAATCGGATGACACTGATGACGCCACTTCGTTGTTCGCTGATTTCGCCCCATTCGATCAAATGTAATCGTATAAATAAATAGGAGGCTCACCCAAACGGGTGAGCCTCCTATTGTTGGTGGACCCTACCGGACTCGAACCGATGACACACGCGGTGTAAACGCGTTGCTCTACCAACTGAGCTAAGAGTCCGAGAGATAGCTTAGCCCGGATACGGACCTATGTCAAAATCAAAATTAACGAGAACGCGAAACTGTGATGCGGTACGCAGTCCAGTGAGAGCCAATCCCCATTGAACTAGTAACGGACATGCCCGCAGTCGTGGCCGCATCATTAACAATATCTGTTGGTACATGTAGCTTTTCCCGGGGAGCTGGAACCACGAGCCACACAACAGAAAGGTCGGAATCTAGCGACGCAGCTACATCAACGAGGTAATCAGTCAGATCATCTACATCACCATCATCGGAACGCCACCATGCCAGGACACCGTCGGCTACACCTCGATAATCTTCATCTTCAAGTTCAATACCTGTGGCGGTTTCGATAGCTTCACGTAGTTCGAATGCGACGTCGTCGTCATAACCGAACTCTTGAACAATCGCTCCTTGACCAAAACCGTATGCCTTGCCGGCAGTAGACCCGGACACCGGACCTTCCTTTCATGTGGTGGCTGTAAAGCCTGGGGAAAACATACAGATGTATGTCCAGTCACCATTCTAGGCAAGTCTTTACCCTCAGCGCATCTCCACACACACAGGAATTAAGGGCGCAAGTTCCGACTAATCGGGCTACCATCTGACCTAAGTGTGGTATTCGAACCACAATTATCGTTCATACATAGGACTGAATGCCTATTTCGCGGTAGATTAAAAGTAGCGCATCGAAGCACTAGGACTCGCAAATGTCTACTGCGAAGATGCAAGTTAACAACTAGCGAGGGAGATGGCATGAGCTCACAGCCCACCAAGCCGCTTTTGAACGGCATTTACAACCGCATTCCTGATATAGACCCAGAAGAAACCCGCGAATGGCTCGATTCACTCGATGGTTTAATTGACGAAAAGGGCGGTCCGCGTACCCGCTACTTGCTCATGGAATTGAAACGCCGCGCTCACGAACGCGGAATTCAGGTTCCACACAATATCGTCACTCCGTACATCAATACCATCGCGTCTGAAGATGAGCCTTTCTACCCAGGCGATGAAAAACTGGAACGCGAATTCCGGCGTTGGACGCGCTGGAACGCAGCAGTCCAAGTAACTCGGCAGCAGCGTGCCGGTATCGGCGTTGGTGGCCATATTTCTTCTTATGCAGCCCAAGCGACCCTGTACGAAGTTGGCCACAACTGGTTCTTCCGCGGAAAGAATGCTGAAGGCGGCGGAGACCAGATTTATTTCCAAGGCCACTCCTCCCCCGGAAACTACGCACGCGCATACCTTGAAGGTCGTCTGTCCGAAGCCGATCTTGATTCATTCCGCCAGCAAGCCTCACGCCAGTCAGGTGGACGCGGGATCCCCTCCTATCCGCACCCCCGTCAAATGGATGATTTCTGGGAATTCCCTACCGTTTCCCTAGGTCTAGGACCCATCTCAGCTATCTACCAAGCATGGTACAACCGCTATCTGGAAGGCCGCGGAATAAAAGATACGTCCAAGCAACACGTCTGGGCATTCATGGGCGACGGCGAAATGGACGAAGTCGAATCCCGTGGCGTTCTTCACCTGGCCGCATCACAGCAACTCGATAACCTAACTTTCGTTGTGAACTGTAACCTGCAACGTCTCGATGGCCCGGTTCGCGGAAATGGCAAGATCATCCAGGAGCTAGAGGCCTCGTTCAAGGGTGCGGGCTGGAATGTGATTAAGGTTATCTGGGGTCGTGAGTGGGACGAACTTCTCGCCGCCGATAAAGATAACGCACTGGTCAACATCATGAATGACACCGTTGACGGCGACTACCAGACATTCAAGGCTAACGATGGCTCATACATCAGAGAGCACTTCTTTGGTCGAGATCCACGGACTAAAGCAATGGTCGCGGATTGGAGCGACGAAAAAATTTGGCGGCTCAAGCGTGGCGGACACGATTACCACAAGGTTTACGCCGCATATAAGGCAGCAACCGAACATAAGGGTGCGCCAACAGTTATCCTCGCCCACACGGTCAAGGGATATGTCCTCGGCTCCAACTTCGCCGGTCGTAACTCTACTCACCAGATGAAAAAGCTTAATTCTGATGACCTTAAGTTACTACGCGACACCTTGCACCTTGAAATCCCAGACTCACAGCTCGATGATCCTTACAATGCGCCATATTACAAGCCAGATCCGCATCATCCAGCACTAGAGTATGTGCTCGATCGTCGTCGTCAACTCGGCGGATTCGTGCCGCAACGTCGCGTCGTCGAACAAGGCATTGCCCTACCGCCAGAAAAGCCGTTCGATGGCATCCGCGCCGGCTCAGGTAAGCAAAAGGTTGCAACCACCATGGCATTCGTCCGAATGCTCAAGGATCTCCTGCGCGACAAGGAATTCGGCAAGCATATTGTTCCGATTATTCCAGACGAAGCACGCACATTCGGTCTTGATGCAATCTTCCCGTCAGCAAAGATCTTCAACATCCAAGGACAGAACTACACTGCTGTTGATTCCGAACTCTTGCTCTCGTATAAGGAATCTGAATCCGGACAGATTCTGCACACCGGCATTACCGAAGCAGGTTCCACTGCAGCATTCACTGCCGTAGGAACATCTTACGCCACTCACGGCATCCCGATGATTCCGGTCTATATCTTCTATTCGATGTTTGGTTTCCAGCGCACTGCTGATCAGTTCTGGGCTGCTGCTGATCAGCTCACCCGCGGTTTCATCATGGGTGCTACGGCTGGCCGAACCACACTTACTGGCGAGGGCCTACAGCACTTGGATGGACACTCGCATGTTATCGCGTCGACCAACCCTGCTATCGTCCAATACGATCCAGCTTATGCATACGAAATAAGCCACATCGTTAAAGACGGTATCAACCGTATGTACGGCGACGGTTCAGACGGTCGTGATCAAAACGTTATGTACTACATCACGGTCTACAACGAGCCAATCCACCAGCCGGCAGAGCCGGAAGGCTTGGACGTTGATGGGTTGCTGAAAGGTCTTTACAAGCTCGACGCTGGCGAAGGCGATGGACCAGAAGTTCAACTCTTTGCTTCAGGCGTTGGAGTTCCGTGGATCCGTGAAGCTCGCGAAATGCTTCGCAATGACTGGGGTGTCAAGGCAACCACATGGTCAGTGACTTCCTTCTACGAACTCCGCAAGGACGGTCTAGCAGTAGACGAACATAACTTCCTCCATCCTGAAGAAACTCCTCGTGAAGCCTACCTGACCTCAGTTCTCAAGAATACGAATGGTCCAATTATCGCAACCTCTGATTTTGAAAAGCAGGTTCAAGACTCCATTCGGCCATGGGTCCCGAACGACTATTACGTCCTTGGCGCTAATGGCTTCGGCTTCTCCGATATGCGAGCAGCGGCACGACGTGACTTCAAGATCGATTCCGCATCAGTCGTTGTTCGCGCCTTGCAAGCTCTTGCTGATCGTGGCGAGATCGACCGCGCTGTTATCAAGCAGGCAATCGATAAGTATGATCTGTTCAACCCGAATGCGGGAACCTCTGGTATTTCAGATCCACACGAAGTTGCTTGATCTCTCCTTCTAAGGGTGGGGCTATCAGCTACCAGCTGATAGCCCCACCCTCATTTCAGGATGCTCTCGCAGATACTGCAGAGTAGCCTTAGGAGAGATAGTTGAAAATAGGAGGATTTGTGACGCTGATTCGGCTCGTTTGGAAATATTTACGTAGCAAAAAGTCCGTGCTGGCACTCATTGTCACATTGCAATTTGCCCAAGTCTTACTGAGCTTATGGCTACCAAACCTCAACGCTCATATTATTGATGATGGAATCATCGCCGGTGACACCACATATATCTGGAATACTGGGCTTCTGATGCTTGGGGTTTCCCTTGCCCAGATTCTTTGTATCTCAGCGGCAATGTACGTCAGTGCACGAACAGCCATAGGCGTTGGAAAAGAACTGCGAGCCAATATATTCCGCCACGTTCAGACCTTTTCTGCGACTGAACAACACCGCTTCGGGGCCTCGACGCTCATCACCCGAGCCACCAACGATATCACCCAAATCCAAAGCATCCTTCTCAACAGTTTTGCAATCCTGATCATGGCGCCGCTACTGGGCATTGGCGGCGTAGTCATGGCAGTCCTAGAAGATCCTCCACTCTCTTTGCTGTTGCTCGTCGTCGTTCCGTTACTATCAGTTTTGATTATTGG is a genomic window of Arcanobacterium phocae containing:
- a CDS encoding YceI family protein translates to MTTLKDLNGKFIIDSAHSRLGFVARHAMVTKVRGNFDEFEGFAEGDAAAPENGVIEVNIKSDSINTSNSMRDNHLRSDDFFGSDTYPTITFRSTDIKVVDDEKVEITGDFTIRGTTKSITIPFEFGGAIVDHEGKLRVGFEGATDISRKDFGITWNGALEAGGVMVSDKIKLELELALVKEA
- a CDS encoding LLM class flavin-dependent oxidoreductase, which translates into the protein MSMQFGVFSVSDITTDPTTGKTPSEHERIKAAVEIAQHVEDAGLDVYAIGEHHNPPFFSSSPTTILGYIAASTKKITLSTSTTLITTNDPVKIAEDYAMLQHLADGRVDLMMGRGNTGPVYPWFGQDIRQGIPLAVENYGLLRQLWDNYEVNWEGKFRTPLRGFTSTPRPLDNVAPFVWHGSIRSPEIAELAAYYGDGFFHNNIFWPMSHTKRMIALYRQRYAHYGHGTAQQAIVGLGGQFYMAKDSQTAKQEFRPYFDNAPVYGHGPTMEEFTSQTPLTVGSPQEVIDRTLGFREHVGDYQRQLFLIDHAGLPLAKVHEQIDYLGEIVPVLRKEFDAMRKPGVPDAPTHAARVAARGPIKLDSNGQAVVDDVTGGSFYEQQDNDDAAVRHADNLINPQK
- a CDS encoding Nif3-like dinuclear metal center hexameric protein, yielding MSITVADVMATMECAFPARLAEDWDRVGLVVGDPQEPVSRIGFAVDPCQATVDEAIERGADMLITHHPLYLRGTSTVATSTAKGSWVHKLIKNNCALFAAHTNADAAATGSAVAFGSLLNLENMRPLQPYDNQPELGIGRVGELPMTMSVRELAERIKALIPETAPGILVGGDPGKIVRTVAVSPGSGDSFLSTANQAKADVYICADLRHHPASDHLWAGGCSLIGLTHFASEWPVLPAMVQAISGIDGIETYISTLVTDPWSLCL
- the map gene encoding type I methionyl aminopeptidase; this encodes MHDQHFLTPGTLSPQRHVPESIERPEYMFHDGPEVVTASDVKDAETIEKIRISSQIAADALYLAGAAVRPGVTTDELDRIAHEYMCDMGAYPSCLGYMGFSKSICTSVNEVICHGIPDSTELREGDIINLDVTAYKNGVHGDTNAMFYAGEVDQESRDLCERTYNAMMRGIKAVKPGRRVNVIGRVIESYAKRFGYGDVEDFTGHGVGEAFHSGLIIPHYDSAPNFDDEIKVGMVFTVEPMLTLGTQKWDQWDDGWTVVTADRKRTAQWEHTIVVTETGAEILTLPTQGQASPAMPTV
- a CDS encoding YaaA family protein, which gives rise to MLILLPPSEGKSSPATGPSLELDSLSFPELSATRASLIDELIAVSQRDDALDILKVGVRVANDVARQADLWNAPCAPAYEVYSGVLFNAMDMPHAHTADLNRANQHVLIFSGLFGVNRPADIIPAYRLAMGISLPQSGNTKTLWKKALAGADFGEQDLVIDARSSAYRVWDPPTQADHVVVNAVRIKNGKRAVVSHNAKRYRGLLAGELIRNEEMPNDAEELADFAHILIDRGLITSVELDPPGKTRALTLVENLDL
- the ppgK gene encoding polyphosphate--glucose phosphotransferase; amino-acid sequence: MDQKLANVAIGVDIGGSGIKGSVVKLETGELIGDEFRIPTPENAAPEVIADIVRQVVEHFDTSVDTPVGVTFPAPVINGVCPMIANLNQDFVGMNVSDLMTTHVGRPVVVLNDADAAGLAEAEFGAAHSQDGTTIVLTLGTGIGSALVRDGVLVPNTEMGHLLLPNGLEAEKWAASSIRTKENLSLEQWATRLQDVLNMVEMLFSPDTLILGGGISTRFAEFSGFLSTRADLEPARLFNTAGIAGAALVASQEAQD
- a CDS encoding NAD(P)/FAD-dependent oxidoreductase, with translation MAKIVVLGAGVSGHTAALHLKRLVGKKHSIHVVSPNSLWNWIPSNIWVGTGEMPKSKVLFPLAKVYKKQKIEFTQARATELHPDGKGEDPRPFVTVEHTSDQRRGQTENIYYDFVINATGPKLNFGATEGLGPDAGNTVSVCTADHADHASKELEKVVAKMKAGQRQTLVIGTGHGTCTCEGAAFEYTFNVEHTVRQAGVRDKADIIYFTNEAELGDFGIGGMTFLENGYKTDARILTESLYRERGVLPITGAHPHKIDEDTIYYETLDGERHELHYDFAMLLPPFGGAGLKAYGRHGEDKTSEMFLPNGFMKVDADYTKKPYEEWKASDWPSTYQVPGYDNIFAVGIAFAPPHQLSKPRTTKNGTLIAPAPPRTGMPSGAMGKAVAVTIANRLKDPKAPAQRASMADMGAACVASAGTGLFKGSAAAMTQRPIVPDFDRYPTGRDLKHTKGEIGLHGHWVKLMLHYLFIYKAKAKFGWSFIPE
- a CDS encoding zinc ribbon domain-containing protein; the protein is MYYAPRADQLSLLDVVTLDSQLTRLRREDSQHPLRSEISELMNMIAAVGREILDVEHNTIQIQQALEEASARSEELRVVVVDKESRLNAGIGMDSRQLLTLQSEIDTNRQQLAQREETEFDYLQQLEDAENTRADALGRREFLNKSLVEKRSQLEEEVVLIQRDITDLELRRDSIYRPLANELKQAYERAQHSGGLTVIALRPDGTTSGGVALSPIEIAQIRQAEPDQFHISEDYDCIIIRDRDFPLE